In Gossypium arboreum isolate Shixiya-1 chromosome 5, ASM2569848v2, whole genome shotgun sequence, a single genomic region encodes these proteins:
- the LOC108452129 gene encoding glucomannan 4-beta-mannosyltransferase 9-like, protein MEFTGQIGLIWEQTKVPLVVPVLKVMVILCLAMSAMLFIERVYMGIVIVFVKLFRRKPEKMYKWEPMKDDVELGNLGYPMVLVQIPMYNEKEVYQLSIGAACGLSWPADRVIIQVLDDSTDPAIKTLVQVECQRWASKGINIKYEIRDNRNGYKAGALKEGMKHSYVKQCDYVAIFDADFQPEPHFLTRTIPFLVNNPQLGLVQARWKFVNSDECLMTRMQEMSLDYHFIVEQEVGSSTHAFFGFNGTAGVWRISAINEAGGWKDRTTVEDMDLAVRASLKGWKFVYVGDLKVKNELPSTFNAYRNQQHRWSCGPANLFKKMAMEIIRNKKVSLWKKFYVIYSFFFVRKIVAHIVTFVFYCVVLPATVLVPEVEVPKWGAVYIPSIITLLNAVGTPRSLHLVLFWIIFENVMSLHRTKATFIGLLEAGRVNEWVVTEKLGDGLKTKLGGKTPRKPRFRIGDRVHILELGVGAYLFFCGCYDLAFGKNRYFIFLFLQSIAFFIAGVGYVGTMVSTS, encoded by the exons ATGGAGTTTACAGGCCAAATTGGGTTGATTTGGGAGCAAACCAAGGTGCCATTGGTGGTGCCAGTTTTGAAAGTTATGGTGATTTTGTGTTTGGCGATGTCCGCAATGCTTTTCATTGAAAGGGTTTATATGGGAATTGTGATAGTGTTTGTCAAGTTGTTTCGGAGAAAACCTGAGAAAATGTACAAATGGGAGCCAATGAAGGACGATGTTGAGCTTGGTAATTTGGGTTATCCCATGGTTTTAGTTCAAATCCCAATGTATAATGAAAAAGAG GTATATCAGTTGTCAATTGGAGCTGCATGTGGACTTTCATGGCCAGCTGATCGGGTCATAATTCAAGTGCTTGATGATTCAACAGATCCTGCCATTAAG ACACTGGTGCAAGTGGAATGTCAAAGATGGGCAAGCAAAGGCATTAATATAAAGTACGAGATAAGGGACAACAGGAATGGATACAAAGCAGGAGCTCTAAAAGAAGGGATGAAACATAGCTATGTTAAACAATGTGATTATGTGGCCATTTTCGATGCCGATTTCCAGCCTGAGCCACACTTCCTAACCCGCACCATCCCTTTTCTTGTCAACAATCCTCAACTTGGGCTTGTTCAAGCTCGTTGGAAATTTG TGAACTCAGATGAATGCCTAATGACAAGGATGCAAGAGATGTCATTGGATTACCATTTCATAGTGGAGCAAGAAGTGGGGTCATCTACCCATGCTTTTTTTGGTTTCAATG GGACGGCTGGTGTGTGGAGAATTTCAGCAATCAATGAAGCTGGAGGATGGAAAGACAGAACAACAGTGGAAGACATGGATTTGGCTGTCCGAGCTAGTCTTAAAGGCTGGAAATTCGTTTATGTCGGTGACCTCAAG GTGAAAAATGAACTGCCAAGTACTTTCAATGCCTACCGAAATCAACAACATAGATGGTCATGTGGCCCTGCAAACCTCTTTAAAAAAATGGCAATGGAGATCATAAGAAATAAG AAAGTTTCACTGTGGAAGAAGTTTTATGTGATCTACAGCTTCTTCTTTGTCCGAAAGATAGTGGCACACATTGTCACATTTGTGTTCTACTGTGTTGTTTTGCCTGCAACTGTTCTTGTTCCTGAAGTTGAAGTTCCAAAGTGGGGTGCTGTCTATATTCCTTCCATTATCACTCTTCTCAATGCTGTTGGAACTCCAAGGTCATTGCATCTAGtcttattttggattatttttgagAATGTGATGTCATTACATCGGACAAAGGCGACATTTATTGGTCTGTTGGAGGCCGGAAGAGTGAATGAATGGGTTGTTACTGAGAAATTGGGAGATGGTCTCAAGACTAAATTGGGTGGAAAAACGCCCAGGAAACCTCGTTTTCGAATTGGAGATAG AGTCCATATACTAGAGCTTGGAGTTGGGGCATACCTTTTCTTTTGTGGATGCTATGATTTAGCCTTCGGGAAGAATCGCTATTTCATTTTCCTCTTCCTGCAATCCATAGCCTTCTTCATCGCGGGTGTCGGATATGTTGGAACCATGGTTTCAACTTCTTAG